The proteins below are encoded in one region of Metabacillus dongyingensis:
- a CDS encoding NuoB/complex I 20 kDa subunit family protein: MDLNVTNIPQDEMEELKRSVFLTTLEELKGWARSNSLWPLTFGLACCAIEMMGVGSSHYDLDRFGSFFRTSPRQSDVMIVSGTVTKKMAPVLKRLYDQMPEPKWVIAMGSCATAGGPYIKSYAVVKGVDQIVPVDVYIPGCPPNPAALIYGINKLKEKIRYEAKTGSEIIHER; this comes from the coding sequence ATGGACTTAAATGTAACGAATATACCTCAGGATGAAATGGAAGAACTGAAGCGCAGCGTCTTTTTAACAACGCTTGAAGAGCTGAAGGGCTGGGCGAGAAGCAATTCCTTGTGGCCGCTGACTTTCGGGCTTGCCTGCTGTGCAATTGAAATGATGGGTGTCGGTTCGTCCCACTACGATTTGGACCGATTCGGATCCTTTTTCCGGACATCACCCCGCCAGTCCGATGTCATGATCGTCTCAGGAACAGTGACGAAAAAAATGGCTCCGGTTCTAAAGCGCCTCTACGATCAAATGCCTGAACCGAAATGGGTCATTGCCATGGGCTCTTGTGCAACAGCAGGAGGTCCCTATATTAAATCATACGCAGTTGTAAAAGGAGTCGACCAGATTGTGCCGGTTGATGTGTACATTCCTGGATGTCCTCCTAATCCTGCCGCTCTTATCTACGGAATTAACAAGCTGAAAGAAAAAATCCGTTATGAGGCGAAAACAGGGAGTGAAATAATCCATGAGCGATGA
- a CDS encoding NADH-quinone oxidoreductase subunit A, whose product MESLNVYLNNYLIVVVFLLLGILLPVVALGIGRILRPNAPSEAKATTYESGIDPYHDSRVQFNVRYYMFGLLFVIFDVETVFLYPWAVAYEKLGVFALIEMLIFVIMLVIGLVYAWKKKVLKWT is encoded by the coding sequence ATGGAATCACTAAACGTATATTTAAATAATTACTTAATCGTTGTCGTTTTCCTGCTCCTTGGCATTTTGCTTCCTGTTGTCGCTCTCGGAATAGGCCGGATTTTGAGGCCGAACGCACCGAGCGAGGCAAAAGCAACCACATACGAAAGCGGAATTGATCCATACCATGATTCACGCGTGCAGTTTAATGTCCGCTATTATATGTTTGGTCTCCTGTTTGTCATTTTTGACGTTGAAACCGTGTTTTTATATCCGTGGGCAGTCGCATATGAGAAGTTAGGCGTGTTTGCCCTCATTGAAATGCTCATTTTTGTCATCATGCTCGTCATCGGGCTAGTCTACGCATGGAAGAAGAAGGTGCTGAAATGGACTTAA